A single genomic interval of Helianthus annuus cultivar XRQ/B chromosome 13, HanXRQr2.0-SUNRISE, whole genome shotgun sequence harbors:
- the LOC110897555 gene encoding kinetochore protein SPC24 homolog isoform X1: MGDKIDVEKLISYSDDLVQFLKNEKDINSLKHCVEQSDTLHSRCRSDHTGLHTSLQGYHKQIDACKQKIEAAKAEVASDVEIHLLQKELDEEIQKETLLREDLRVVTGQIKDLEEQRSFIEERRQALKKLEHDEMKTQKKLSMYASVTKIIPDLNEQSKIYGHIVDKEKLVVEKFEFSSREDYTFFSILGNIQSQPNLKVKGVVSLADL, translated from the exons ATGGGTGACAAAATTGATGTTGAGAAGCTGATCTCATACAGTGATGATCTAGTCCagtttttgaaaaatgaaaaagacATCAATTCCTTGAAGCATTGCGTTGAACAATCCGACACACTCCACTCCCGTTGCCGCTCTGATCATACTGGACTTCACACTTCTCTTCAAG GTTATCATAAACAGATAGACGCGTGCAAGCAAAAGATAGAAGCCGCAAAGGCTGAAGTGGCTTCAGATGTAGAGATTCATTTGCTTCAGAAAGAATTGGATGAGGAGATTCAGAAGGAGACATTGCTACGAGAGGACCTTAG AGTTGTCACCGGTCAAATTAAAGACCTTGAAGAGCAAAGAAGTTTTATTGAAGAAAGAAGGCAGGCTCTCAAGAAACTTGAACATGATGAAATGAAGACACA GAAGAAGCTGTCAATGTATGCATCGGTAACCAAAATAATCCCAGACTTAAATGAGCAGTCCAAGATATATGGAC ATATTGTTGATAAAGAGAAGCTAGTAGTTGAAAAGTTCGAGTTCAGTTCCCGGGAG GACTACACTTTTTTCTCAATTCTGGGGAACATTCAATCACAGCCAAACTTAAAAGTGAAGGGAGTTGTGTCTCTGGCAGATCTCTAA
- the LOC110897555 gene encoding kinetochore protein SPC24 homolog isoform X2: MGDKIDVEKLISYSDDLVQFLKNEKDINSLKHCVEQSDTLHSRCRSDHTGLHTSLQGYHKQIDACKQKIEAAKAEVASDVEIHLLQKELDEEIQKETLLREDLRVVTGQIKDLEEQRSFIEERRQALKKLEHDEMKTQKKLSMYASVTKIIPDLNEQSKIYGHIVDKEKLVVEKFEFSSREVSDFDTCNAIWKMIDSPLT; the protein is encoded by the exons ATGGGTGACAAAATTGATGTTGAGAAGCTGATCTCATACAGTGATGATCTAGTCCagtttttgaaaaatgaaaaagacATCAATTCCTTGAAGCATTGCGTTGAACAATCCGACACACTCCACTCCCGTTGCCGCTCTGATCATACTGGACTTCACACTTCTCTTCAAG GTTATCATAAACAGATAGACGCGTGCAAGCAAAAGATAGAAGCCGCAAAGGCTGAAGTGGCTTCAGATGTAGAGATTCATTTGCTTCAGAAAGAATTGGATGAGGAGATTCAGAAGGAGACATTGCTACGAGAGGACCTTAG AGTTGTCACCGGTCAAATTAAAGACCTTGAAGAGCAAAGAAGTTTTATTGAAGAAAGAAGGCAGGCTCTCAAGAAACTTGAACATGATGAAATGAAGACACA GAAGAAGCTGTCAATGTATGCATCGGTAACCAAAATAATCCCAGACTTAAATGAGCAGTCCAAGATATATGGAC ATATTGTTGATAAAGAGAAGCTAGTAGTTGAAAAGTTCGAGTTCAGTTCCCGGGAGGTAAGTGATTTTGATACTTGTAATGCAATCTGGAAGATGATAGATAGTCCACTGACATAA
- the LOC110897555 gene encoding kinetochore protein SPC24 homolog isoform X3 → MGDKIDVEKLISYSDDLVQFLKNEKDINSLKHCVEQSDTLHSRCRSDHTGLHTSLQGYHKQIDACKQKIEAAKAEVASDVEIHLLQKELDEEIQKETLLREDLRVVTGQIKDLEEQRSFIEERRQALKKLEHDEMKTQKKLSMYASVTKIIPDLNEQSKIYGHIVDKEKLVVEKFEFSSREVLYQLWTPH, encoded by the exons ATGGGTGACAAAATTGATGTTGAGAAGCTGATCTCATACAGTGATGATCTAGTCCagtttttgaaaaatgaaaaagacATCAATTCCTTGAAGCATTGCGTTGAACAATCCGACACACTCCACTCCCGTTGCCGCTCTGATCATACTGGACTTCACACTTCTCTTCAAG GTTATCATAAACAGATAGACGCGTGCAAGCAAAAGATAGAAGCCGCAAAGGCTGAAGTGGCTTCAGATGTAGAGATTCATTTGCTTCAGAAAGAATTGGATGAGGAGATTCAGAAGGAGACATTGCTACGAGAGGACCTTAG AGTTGTCACCGGTCAAATTAAAGACCTTGAAGAGCAAAGAAGTTTTATTGAAGAAAGAAGGCAGGCTCTCAAGAAACTTGAACATGATGAAATGAAGACACA GAAGAAGCTGTCAATGTATGCATCGGTAACCAAAATAATCCCAGACTTAAATGAGCAGTCCAAGATATATGGAC ATATTGTTGATAAAGAGAAGCTAGTAGTTGAAAAGTTCGAGTTCAGTTCCCGGGAG